In the Helianthus annuus cultivar XRQ/B chromosome 11, HanXRQr2.0-SUNRISE, whole genome shotgun sequence genome, one interval contains:
- the LOC110888174 gene encoding uncharacterized protein LOC110888174 yields MVWHSQCIPRHSFHLWLAFRNKLKTQDRLAVWEAGSQTNLNLMCCPLCNFDRDSRDHLFFRCAFAAQIWNEVKKLVSLGNVDDTWPSVLAWVEQHAKSKNADHIVCKLLIAASSYYIWQERNNRLFKNNRRTVDQVTEVIKSSVRLRLMGFRFRVASTKERIFKTWKIEDTVADPG; encoded by the coding sequence ATGGTTTGGCACTCTCAATGCATTCCGCGGCATTCGTTTCATCTATGGTTGGCATTTAGAAACAAACTAAAAACTCAGGATAGATTGGCAGTGTGGGAAGCAGGTAGTCAAACAAACTTGAATCTGATGTGCTGTCCGCTGTGTAATTTTGATCGTGATAGTCGGGATCATTTATTTTTCCGATGTGCTTTTGCGGCTCAAATCTGGAACGAGGTTAAGAAATTGGTTAGCTTGGGTAATGTTGATGATACGTGGCCTTCGGTTTTAGCTTGGGTGGAACAACATGCTAAATCCAAGAATGCGGATCATATTGTTTGCAAGTTATTGATTGCTGCGTCTTCTTATTATATATGGCAAGAGAGGAACAACAGGCTCTTCAAGAATAACAGGAGAACGGTGGATCAAGTTACTGAGGTGATTAAAAGTTCGGTTCGGTTGCGGCTCATGGGGTTCAGATTTCGGGTGGCATCGACTAAGGAGAGGATTTTCAAGACTTGGAAGATCGAAGATACTGTAGCGGATCCGGGCTAG